The following are encoded in a window of Ricinus communis isolate WT05 ecotype wild-type chromosome 4, ASM1957865v1, whole genome shotgun sequence genomic DNA:
- the LOC125369892 gene encoding uncharacterized protein LOC125369892, whose protein sequence is MSGRDGEPSGSKPIIIQSEGAFNAGITLTESNYDVWSQLMEMHIAEREKLSYIREKTKPPAESEDGYEKWYAENQKVKRWLLMSMSPEIMKRYLRLSIAHEIWTALSKAFYDGSDELQLFSLNQKAFAAKQNRRSLSEYYGELTAIFQELDHRDKVVMKDPDDVVAYKKSIE, encoded by the coding sequence ATGAGTGGTAGAGATGGTGAACCATCTGGATCGAAACCTATTATCATTCAATCTGAAGGAGCATTCAATGCAGGAATTACGCTTACAGAATCAAATTATGATGTATGGTCTCAACTAATGGAAATGCATATTGCTGAAAGAGAAAAGCTTTCCTATATTCGGGAAAAAACAAAACCACCTGCTGAATCAGAGGATGGGTATGAAAAGTGGTATGCTGAAAACCAAAAGGTGAAAAGATGGCTGCTAATGTCTATGAGTCCAGAGATTATGAAACGATATTTACGCTTATCCATTGCCCATGAAATCTGGACTGCTTTATCAAAAGCTTTCTATGATGGCAGTGATGAGTTGCAGCTCTTCTCCTTAAACCAGAAAGCATTTGCAGCCAAACAGAATAGAAGATCTCTCTCTGAATATTATGGAGAACTAACTGCAATTTTTCAGGAATTGGATCACAGAGACAAAGTGGTCATGAAGGATCCTGATGATGTGGTTGCGTACAAAAAATCTATTGAATGA